One Fundulus heteroclitus isolate FHET01 chromosome 8, MU-UCD_Fhet_4.1, whole genome shotgun sequence genomic window, TTCATATGACCTTTAAACAGAACAATCCACATCTGTGGAGAGCGGCTCCGTATATGTCCCTTTGTCATTGCTGTGCCATTGACTCCAATTGAAATCCCATCTTTGAAAATAGTACCATTTCAAATTAgttccttttttaattaaataaaatctttttttctttttttcttttttttttgccggttgaagatattttttttggggggggggggattataaAATGATTTCTACATATTTTTACTCTCCCAGTCTAATCCCCtttaaaaaatagtaaaaggAAATCAAATTTACACGTATAGCAtgaaaggggggagggggggatcatAGCTGTCCTGCAATTGTAAGGTTGTGGGTTAAATTCCCCCTGTTAAATGTCAATGTGCCCTAGGGCAAGGCTGTTAACCCCATGTTGCCGCCCTGTGTACAGGTATGTGCGATTTGGTGAATGTAGCTCTAGTGCTTTGAGTAGTCAGTATGACTGTGCCATAAAAGTTCGGTCAATTTGCCCTTTTTTATACCAATATATGGTCTACTTAGTTGCTAATTACAAtaatcattcaattcaattcaattttatttatatagcgccaattcataaaacatgtcatctcaaggcactttacaaagtcaaattcaatgatattatacagattggtcaaaaaaaaattcctatataaggaaacgagttgattgcatcaaagtcatgGCAATCTTTAAAATAGTTGTTGCGTCCTAGGGACACaagaaatttaacatttaaagtgGATTATTAAATTATAGTTGGTCACAGTTGCTTTTGTGGCCTTTGGGGCATTTTTGCCCATCTtacctttgtgatttttatccaTCTGTATGCATACAAATTGAATCTACATTAAAATTCAGCTTCAGTATGAAGCTCAGAGTGTTACGTGGTGAAGATCCGCTTGTGGGGCAGCACCCAAGCTGCCTGAAAACAGCGGTAAAAGGCCGTGCGCCTTTGAatcgcagcagcagcagcgattCACCAACGTGTGACACCGACTTTGACAATGACCGCAAACGCACCACGGCCCTCTCCGTCCTCTGATTGGTCCGTCGGTGATTACGGGGATTGGCTGTAAGGAGCTTTTCCGGAAAGGGAAGGTAAACACTATGGTAACCCAGCAAACGGACAACCAACGTTAAAAACTATGAGCTAAAGCGACGCTGCGCCGTAAACGACCCCGGACTCTTTGTGCTTAGGCGTCCGAGAGAGCTTTGCCAGACATGGTGGATGTGTTTTACGGTCGGACCCTCCTGAATAAGGACGGGAAGTTCTTGGAGCCGGAGGAGGTGCTGAGGAACAAAGTGGTGGGGCTTTACTTCTCCGCGGGATGGTGCCCTCCGTGTCGGGACTTCACGCCCGTCCTGTGTGATTTTTACACGGAGCTGGTGGAGGAGAGCGAGCCCCCTGCTCAGTTCGAGATCGTCTTCATCTCCTCGGACAAGTCGTCGCACGACATGGTGGAATATTACTACGACATGCACGGAGACTGGCTGGCTTTACCCTGGGGCGATGATTACAAGCAGTGAGTTTCTGTTGGCCGCAGACCGCTTTAACCCGGGGAAGGCTCAGCAAATAacaatactaataataatactgtGCATCTTTCAGCTTATTGGGTTAAACATTGCTGCCCATGCGGCTTTTTGGACCGTGATCCCTCTTATGTAAACTACTAATGGGGTTAGGGATTAGGTTTAAGTGCAGAACAGACAGACTGTTTCCGCAGAGTGATTGTGTCCTGACCTTTTTACTGGATGCAAATGGCCACTCTCACATTATTAGAAAGAAATGCATGACCAGGCTTTATGCATATACATGCATTTTCCCTAAATACTTTGGTGTAGAAATTAAATGTACTTCTGGATCACTTTTAATGCAGACAGGTGTAACAACACAGTGGTCTTTAATGAGGCTAAGAGATAAAAGCAGTATGGAAATTATACAACTAAGTCAACTTTTGCATTAAATGATTAAGGAAAAGTCTATTATAGATGGAGAGGGACTGGGGGGAACTTGATCATGTAGTGGGGGCTCGCtggttttagattaaaaaaaaacaaagatgcatAAATTCAAAAggccaaaatatgaaaaaaaaatacttagattAAGCAATATGTGTGAAAATCTAAAGTAATGGTAACTGCAATACCGTCAACTAGACTACAATCTTATATTTTGTAGAATTGTTTCAGGAAGCAGAAATCAAATaataaaaccaaaccaaaagTCAAATCCTAGCTATTAACATTAAAAGACAAACTGGAGAGATGTGGCATgtctttagttttagttttagctTTTGAGAACATAAACACATTCATCTTCCCTCAGGTCTTTATTATACCAAACAGAAGAAACTGCTACTGACAtcaatatatttctttttttcaagtgATCGTGCCACCTGGTTGATAGATGGCGCCCTGGGCTTCATACCCATACTGGAAGCCACAGCTGGAACCCACTGGAAAAATCACTTTTAATCAGTTTTACTGTGTTCCACATCGCAGTCACAAAGAACTGCCGAAGGACAAGGAAATATGCTTAGAGGCCTAAATGGGGGATGATCATGTTAGGATTACTTCATTTTCAGTTGAATTTAATCCTTCCACCTCCATCAGAGAACTTGcagcacatttcttttttacttttacgtagcgctgggcgatatggcttaaaaataaaatctctcattttattttacctaaTCCGATTAACCGATCCCCCAGAAATTAAATGTTCGAGAACTGCAAATTGAAATTAATCTCTATGATTAAGCGAGTTTTCTCACCTCTGTCTCTACTAAATATGAGTTGGATTTATTTCAGAAGGTGCCAACCTTGGTCATGTGACCAAGGTTGTACTAAGTAGAAACAAGAGCAAAAACCGAGTGAAATTTGTTTGGCTTATAcctgttccattttttttccttcttgtttcTTCTAGCGAGCTAAAGCAGCGCTACAACATCACAGCCGTCCCCAAACTGGTGATCGTGAAGGAGAACGGCGACGTGATCACCGACAAGGGGAGGAAGCAAATCCGAGACCGAGGCCTGGCCTGCTTCAGGTCCTGGCTGGACGCTGCCGAAATCTTTCAGAACTTCAAGGGTTAAGGAGGAGCACGAACCCAAAGTCACTTGTGAAATACTTGGCTTCGGTTTAAGTCTGAAGCCTGTGCAGAATaaatgtggggggaaaaaacccgATTTCCTTTACCCAAAATGATCTTCTACTTGTTACCGATTTGATATTTTTAGCCTTAAAACACTGTGATCAAGCTCCTCTGATAACAGCTTCGGAAACATGCAGTTACACACTAAGATGCTGCTCTAGTTGCAGACCTTCCTATGCATTAAAGAGACATCTCAGGCTCAGCTGTAAAGGGGAAATTGCATGTTTTGTGTGATTAACAGCTGCCCTAGACCTCAGGTTATACTGAAGCGCGCTTCTGCAGCAGTTGAGCTTTCAGCTACACCGTCCTCCTGTCAAGCAGAACCGTAATATCGGTTAGAGCTTTTCTTGCCTGtgtattttttgcatttttttgtttttataagtgGCAATACAAAATGCATAACATATCTTGTGATCTCTGATGTTTTAGTTGATACATCGCTCCGCTTGtgtcataaaagaaaaaaaaaacaaagctgactcCCTTTTGCCTCATTAAATGGTAGCCGTCCCAGAGGGTCTGTTTCCAGCGTGCTGACACCTTCACCACCAAAGCTAATTGCATGTTTCCTCGTGGCGTGCTGAGTCCGCAGCTATCAATTTGTGCAAACGCATCCAGCAACGTGATGACCTCACGATCCTCGCAGCACAGGCTGGTCCCTGCGGGtctgttttctttgaaactCCTTCAAAGTGTCCGAGGTTTCTAATTACCCTGTGCCAATCAGATCTGGTggggttttttattttgtttgttttatgcaaCGCTTTTTAACTCGTGCGTATCTCGAGGGGGTCGGCGGCCCTTTTTCACATCCCATCAGTTAAAATGATGCAACTCCACGAGGCCAATCGCAGCGCAAGATGCCAATTTGCAGGACGGAAAGAGAGCTGTCGAAGCCACAGCCATCCGCTGCACATCAAAGTGGATGGTGGTGTCATGGCATCCAGTAGAAATGTATTGGTCTCATTTGCATCATTTCAGGGCTGGTGGAGGTTTAGCGGGcggccacaagagggcgctgtCACCCGCTGGAGAAAATTATCGGTTTGGTCTTTCTGCTGCACCCCCATCAAGATATCCCATAATGTTAGAGGAATTCATTAAAAGATCACAGTTTATTCGAGACGTCTGAGAATATGTGTTCATTTCTTGTTATATAAAATGCATTAGCTGAAATATTTAACTCgtgaaaaatgtttcagtaTTCATTGACTCTCAGTCGGAAGTATCATGAGGGGCGCTGGAAGAATTATAAAGACGCTGCTGCCGTCTGAAGAAGACTTTGATCACTTTTTGAGCCACGAGAACGCCAGACCTAAAATATTAAGAGATTTGATCAACATTTTAGATTCATAAACGGTCTTTGTACGCAAGATGCCCCCTGATAAATTCTGGGCATATTCATGCAGTCTTGGTCAGATGTTTCAATACATTATCATCGGCATGAATGTTGTCATAATCGGGGGGCTTTTGTTGATGTATTTAAACTGCTCTGGTATGAATTTGCAACAAAGAACGTTGACACTGTGCACAATTTTAGGTGTAATTTCTCTAATTCACCAAAGGTTGGAAACGATCAGGCCCACATGCATGCAGTAAATGTCACTTGGTAAGGAGCAAAAGACTCAGTCAAAGTTTTGACTGAATATTGTTCAGTCAAACTGGATTTGTGGCACAAACCCAACTTTTAAGCAGTATAGTAGGGTGAAGATCCTTTAAATACTGTAAACTTAATGTTACCTAGCTTTGTGTATAACAAAACCTGCTTTCATGTGTTTCTGAGTTCATTATCCCACTGGACAGCCTATTTGCGTTCATGTTTCAACCGTCAAGCTGTTGTTATGGTTTGAGAATATGGAGGCAGTCATCGGTATCCATCATCCACCCAACCATTCTTTTTTTACACACTGGTTCATAAATGCAATGTTGTCTCTTTGAAATAAAGGGAAATGTAGGGTTTGGCCTTTGCTGATGCTCCTGTGAGTCGCCAGTGAAGGTATAGAGGACAACTAAATGTCTTTtccatgcacacacaaaactcCATACTATGAAACTCCTACCTCCATGCTTCACTATCTGAACTCTCACTGCGGTCAATTTGGCCAGTTTTACACCAATCGTCCCTTAGCAAAGAGTAGTATACTTGAAATTAAACAGCTGTAAAAGGCTGGTAAAAGGTCTAATTAAGTATAACTATAAGCTTAAGTCTTAGTATTAATGTACTCAGTCTTAGACTTATGTTTAGACTTTTCAGTATAGGCTAAGTCAAGTATACTTTGCCATACTATTGTTAAATATAGTTTATAAGAAGTAAACTTCAAGTACACTGCCTCATATTAAGTATGAAAAAAGTATACGCGTAGTAAACATGAATCAACTACTTTTTGCCTGGGGATCATctcagttaaaatgttttactgtgggctcatggaaataataataaaaaaataataatttaaaaaactgaCAATAATTTTAAGATGGCTGCTTTGAAATGTTCTTTGCTTACATTtaattctgtttaaaataagaaatgagGATGTAGTGGATGCATGAGGCAGCTACCTATATTAAGTCGCAATAGGCCCAAACTGCATTCTGCAATAGATGCAATTTCCCGTCTGCTGCCTGGTTGAGAGCCCACTCCCCCAGGATGTCCTCAGTAACTTAGGATGTCCACTTCACATATGAACTTGTTGGCGTTCAGAGATGAATGGCAGCAGTGTTTCCTCCTGCTGTAACGGTGTCTTTGGGCGAGCCAACTAACAAGGCTGGCTTTATGAGCggacagggagggaaggagggaggtgGAGGGCTGAGAGGACTCACGGACCGGCAACATAGAGCGCCTTAGGATCAAGAGCACTTTATTCAGGAGGGGAATGACTGTACGggatttcaaaataagattCAAATATGTTGTAAACTTCGCAGAGCATGTAATGTTTACAGTATTTGAGCAAATACAAAAATGCAGTGTTGCAAACGAGTtcttgataaaatgtaaaatcaaaTAGTTTTGTATGGGGTAACATACCTTTAGCTACTCCATAAACAGCCAAtcttcctctttaaaaacatttaattatatatatttattatatatttacatatatttatttattgtggatttaaatatttacatttcaaatgttGTCATACCTTTATTTTGTGCACAAACTTAGAAAAGCCAATTCTGATTCAAATCTTCTTTGCATTTTGATGATTTTTACGTTTTTACATCAAAGTCAACATCTGCAGAGGTGAGTTTGGTTtgcagaatcagaatcagatatattttatttttcttaacctGTTTGAGCCTAAATGTCCATTGTGACAAAAGCTAATATGTTCACTTTTTTGAATAACATATCCAGTCCATTGCACAATaatcaaaacacattttgtcttaaaatgtgttgtcatcattaattttgtcttaaaatcgccaacttcagttttgtttattgggatttaatgtggTAAACCAACACTAAGTAGCATATATTTCataaagtaaaaggaaaaggttttgacattttttgcaaattaaaaaccTGAAAGGTACGGTGTGAATTTGTAGCTATTGTGCCTCCGTTACTTACCACCTCCAATATAATATCCAGTACAATACATTTCCTACAAAAGTCAACTAATTAATAAGTAGTCCATTTGTACTGAACGTCAGCATATATGCAGCATCATGCAAATTAAGGAAGACATTAGACTGGTCAATGCTCATCGACTGTGCACTccaaaaatcagtttttttttttttttatggaggggttgcataaaaagaaatcattgttGAAATAAAGCCAATAAGATGTCCTGTTTGCTCACCACAAGCCATGTAAAGACAGTGCTCAGGTTAGAATGGACCAGAACTGAACTTTGGCCAGCATGCTGGAAGAAAGCAAACAATAACCATCACCCTGAAGAATGCCATCCACACCATAAAACAGGGtcttggcagcatcatgatgtgggatgGCTTTTCCTTAGCAGGGACAGCAAAGCAGGTAGAGAAACATTGATAGAAAGACCTGCATaaggtggttctgcaaagtTTTGACtcaaatggggggggggggggggtgaattcAAAGAAACACCatgcttttcaggtttttatttgtaaaaaaaaaaaaaagaaaaaaaaaagctgaaaagtcTGTATCAAGTGCTTCTTGTTGGTTTATCCCGGGAGTGTCCAAAGTGCCGCTCAGAGCGACCCTCAGCAGGATTTTGAGTGGCCCCTGGCTGTAGGGTGCAGCAAATCGGGCTTTCAAGCACAGGCGTTGATGCAGATGGACACTTATActtatttgacaaaaaaaaaaatcttggtaaAATAGTCCcccctgaaaaacaaaatacaaaaaaagagataaagaaCATTGACCTAATAACATAGGAACCCGTGTGCTTGTAGTGCAGCTGTGCTTGTCCCTTCTGATGTTTTTGATCTACAGTTGTTTCCTCAAAAAATCTTGCTATTTTGTTAAATCCTGCATGATTAGGTCATtaataagcaaataaaataataaaaaaatgtcacaagGTTTTCTCTTACTTTCTATTATAAAAGTATTTTCCAAGGATTTTGGCCCATATGGCAAACAGCTTGGATAACACttatttatcacataaaatcccaatctTATACACAGTGGTTTGATATTGTAATGTGAAACatccactttattttttatttatttaattaagggGTTATATAATCGTTCCGCGACACAACTTGAAGCATTAAAAAGCTGGAAACAAAAAGCTTAAAGTTATTGTTCAGGCTCGGCTAAGCGCGTGCTCAGACGACAGCTGCGTCTGTTTCCAGAACTCgcgttttattttgaaggcagGAGCCGCGAGGTTCCGGCGTTTCTGCGGCTTCACGGCGTCTCTCTCCGCGCCGTACCAACGCTCCCATGCAGCCGCCTGAGAA contains:
- the nxnl2 gene encoding nucleoredoxin-like protein 2 — encoded protein: MVDVFYGRTLLNKDGKFLEPEEVLRNKVVGLYFSAGWCPPCRDFTPVLCDFYTELVEESEPPAQFEIVFISSDKSSHDMVEYYYDMHGDWLALPWGDDYKHELKQRYNITAVPKLVIVKENGDVITDKGRKQIRDRGLACFRSWLDAAEIFQNFKG